The Pontibacter pudoricolor genome contains a region encoding:
- a CDS encoding serine hydrolase, with protein sequence MKKSIMNSMFVAKQVAVAIAVTVAFSVSNAYAQVQKEVTGKLDGYLGAHLAQGTFSGTVTVTEHGKTIYSRGFGMANYEKQLPNGADVKYRLGSISKSFTAVLVMQLQEQGKLNVQDKVSKCLPDFPNGDKITLHHLLSSTAGLPDFVNFWKGVNTTPATIPDILALVKDKPLEFEPGSKWKYSSTGYVVLAQVIEQVTGKPYEKVLARQILKPLKMQSTGVELSEPVKGLALGYNHDGLDRKPASPIDMSWCNAAGAIYSTPTDMAKFDAGLKGNKLLSDASKNQMFTPVMKGYGYGWVIDSVAGQQRLSHSGAINGFKANFIRLPESGIAITILSNYESQQVNGPISRDVTAIVLGEKYQVPVVHTLTPLSDSQLAAYVGEYQVAPKMSFKVTLQDGQLFAEGPNNDVFQMFPEAEDKFFLKVAPALITFERDAEGKIAKMLMHHGGRTMPAARIN encoded by the coding sequence ATGAAAAAAAGTATCATGAACAGCATGTTTGTAGCAAAACAAGTGGCTGTCGCTATTGCAGTTACAGTAGCATTTAGTGTAAGTAATGCCTACGCACAGGTACAGAAAGAGGTGACGGGCAAGCTAGACGGGTACCTGGGCGCACACTTGGCCCAAGGCACTTTTAGCGGCACAGTAACAGTAACCGAGCACGGAAAGACTATTTACAGCCGGGGCTTCGGGATGGCCAACTATGAAAAACAGTTACCTAACGGTGCTGATGTAAAGTACAGGCTCGGCTCTATCTCAAAGTCTTTTACAGCGGTACTGGTCATGCAGCTACAGGAGCAGGGCAAGCTTAATGTGCAGGATAAAGTAAGCAAATGCCTCCCCGATTTCCCGAACGGCGATAAGATCACACTGCATCACCTGCTATCCAGCACAGCAGGCCTGCCGGACTTTGTTAATTTCTGGAAAGGTGTAAATACCACACCAGCTACCATACCAGATATACTGGCGCTGGTAAAAGACAAACCCCTGGAGTTTGAGCCCGGCAGTAAATGGAAGTACAGCAGCACCGGCTATGTTGTATTGGCGCAGGTAATTGAACAGGTAACAGGCAAGCCTTACGAAAAGGTATTGGCCCGACAGATACTAAAGCCACTTAAAATGCAAAGCACAGGGGTTGAGTTAAGCGAACCGGTGAAGGGGCTGGCCTTAGGTTACAACCACGACGGATTGGATCGCAAACCGGCAAGCCCGATAGATATGAGCTGGTGCAATGCCGCCGGGGCCATTTACAGTACCCCAACCGATATGGCTAAGTTTGATGCTGGCCTGAAAGGAAACAAGCTGCTAAGTGATGCCTCTAAAAACCAGATGTTTACCCCGGTTATGAAAGGCTATGGCTATGGTTGGGTGATAGATTCTGTAGCGGGGCAGCAGCGTTTAAGTCATAGCGGTGCTATTAATGGTTTTAAAGCTAACTTTATACGGTTGCCAGAAAGCGGAATAGCGATCACTATCCTCAGTAACTATGAATCGCAGCAGGTAAACGGGCCAATCTCACGAGATGTAACAGCTATAGTGCTCGGCGAAAAATACCAGGTACCGGTAGTGCACACTCTAACACCCCTTTCTGATTCGCAGCTGGCAGCTTATGTGGGCGAGTACCAGGTGGCTCCGAAGATGAGCTTTAAAGTTACCTTACAAGATGGGCAGCTTTTTGCCGAAGGACCGAATAATGACGTGTTTCAAATGTTTCCGGAAGCAGAAGATAAGTTCTTCCTGAAAGTTGCCCCTGCCCTGATCACGTTTGAAAGAGATGCAGAAGGAAAGATAGCTAAAATGTTGATGCACCATGGCGGCAGAACCATGCCCGCAGCCAGAATAAACTAA
- a CDS encoding Hsp20/alpha crystallin family protein has translation MNLINNNDFLKNVAQHLNLFNTVAGGISETNVTVAKYKKGAVIKVWAASVTPESFKVMVHNNQLTIYSLLHSHDNPELTVPMFNRVFVIPPQVNISNIEAVYQDGKLQVRLPYHSAAIRPKEIEIKQL, from the coding sequence ATGAACCTGATTAATAATAATGATTTTCTGAAAAATGTAGCGCAGCACCTTAACTTGTTCAACACGGTTGCAGGTGGTATCAGCGAGACAAATGTTACGGTAGCGAAGTATAAGAAAGGGGCAGTTATAAAAGTCTGGGCTGCCAGTGTAACGCCGGAGTCGTTTAAGGTGATGGTGCACAATAACCAGCTTACTATTTACTCGTTACTGCACAGCCACGATAACCCTGAACTTACTGTGCCTATGTTTAACCGTGTGTTTGTAATACCACCACAAGTAAATATCAGCAACATTGAGGCAGTATACCAGGACGGGAAACTGCAGGTAAGGCTGCCTTATCACAGTGCAGCTATCAGGCCGAAGGAGATCGAAATTAAACAACTATAA
- a CDS encoding T9SS type A sorting domain-containing protein: protein MKQFYITLFTFLVFTFAASAQVLLHHENFNTTSQGVIAGIYADPANSWSGSSAIPSTLAQSSKGTYARTMNEVSGAKSLFIKVSTLGYSNATITWEQFRNAYKNNTLLTAEVELQYSIGAGPRTTFYKTTNNTNGIWNKANNGAPIALPAAIMGMPEVKLYWKIIYAVNNANEAAYYAIDDITIIGTPETGISAFDWSTRPLDENPFIVSGNNSASPYTVDGVTMRWSSALNNGVTYESTKVDDKTYKPGTKSFTLIQLSKATTAGSVIQLDLNKPVEDLTFTVFDVDVALNQFTDKLTITGYYNGTPVQLVKNKVKATSNNQFASSALTGLTATDNAGSEGDVMVTFSQPVTRVVIQYSNASATQNANGRQGMAIHNLSWRKEQVITPLPVELVSFKAKSEQNTTILTWVTASEKNNDRFEVERSQDGKHFSKIGEVAGNGNSNRKLNYSYTDTRTATGVNYYRLRQVDYDGTAEFSKTISVNFAAQKAGAAIAQVFPTVATDKVTIAFTPAAGATDVVIVDAAGRSIAAFAQVSDFEKVVLVQDLQAGIYFVTITNGEVRETYRFLKK, encoded by the coding sequence ATGAAACAATTTTACATTACCCTCTTTACTTTCCTGGTTTTCACTTTCGCAGCATCTGCCCAGGTATTGCTTCACCACGAAAATTTTAACACAACAAGTCAGGGCGTTATAGCCGGGATTTACGCTGATCCCGCAAACTCATGGAGTGGTTCCAGTGCAATTCCGAGTACGTTAGCGCAATCATCAAAAGGCACCTATGCTAGAACGATGAATGAGGTTTCAGGAGCAAAAAGCTTGTTCATTAAAGTCTCTACGCTGGGTTACAGCAATGCGACTATTACCTGGGAGCAGTTCAGGAACGCATATAAAAACAATACGCTACTTACCGCTGAAGTTGAACTGCAGTACAGCATAGGTGCTGGTCCTCGTACTACTTTTTATAAAACCACCAACAATACCAACGGCATCTGGAACAAAGCAAATAACGGTGCTCCCATAGCACTGCCTGCCGCTATTATGGGAATGCCGGAAGTTAAACTTTACTGGAAGATCATTTATGCCGTTAATAACGCCAACGAGGCTGCCTACTATGCCATAGATGATATTACTATAATAGGCACTCCGGAAACAGGAATTTCTGCGTTTGATTGGTCTACACGTCCGCTTGACGAGAACCCTTTCATCGTTTCTGGTAACAATTCAGCTTCGCCTTACACTGTTGATGGTGTAACGATGCGCTGGTCTTCGGCTTTAAACAATGGTGTGACATACGAATCCACTAAAGTTGACGATAAGACCTATAAGCCAGGAACAAAGTCGTTTACGCTGATACAGTTAAGTAAAGCTACCACAGCAGGCTCCGTTATACAGCTGGATCTTAACAAGCCTGTAGAAGACCTGACCTTCACTGTTTTTGATGTAGACGTAGCCCTGAACCAGTTTACAGATAAACTAACTATAACAGGTTACTACAACGGCACACCGGTACAACTTGTAAAGAACAAAGTAAAGGCTACATCAAATAACCAGTTTGCTTCTTCTGCTTTAACAGGTTTAACAGCAACAGATAACGCTGGCAGCGAAGGAGATGTAATGGTCACTTTCTCTCAGCCGGTTACTCGTGTTGTTATTCAGTACAGCAATGCATCTGCTACACAAAATGCAAATGGTCGACAGGGTATGGCAATTCATAATCTTTCCTGGAGAAAAGAGCAGGTTATTACACCGCTGCCTGTAGAGCTGGTATCGTTTAAAGCAAAGAGCGAACAAAACACAACGATACTTACCTGGGTTACGGCATCTGAAAAGAACAACGACCGGTTTGAAGTAGAGCGCAGCCAGGACGGCAAGCACTTCAGTAAAATTGGTGAGGTAGCAGGTAACGGAAATAGCAACCGTAAACTGAACTATAGCTACACCGACACCAGAACGGCAACAGGTGTAAACTACTACCGTTTGCGCCAGGTTGACTATGATGGCACCGCCGAGTTCTCTAAAACTATAAGTGTAAATTTTGCAGCTCAAAAGGCAGGAGCCGCCATTGCGCAGGTTTTCCCGACGGTAGCCACTGACAAGGTAACTATAGCTTTTACCCCCGCAGCCGGCGCCACCGATGTAGTTATAGTTGACGCAGCCGGCAGATCTATAGCAGCGTTTGCTCAGGTATCAGACTTTGAAAAAGTAGTTCTGGTACAGGACCTGCAGGCGGGCATTTACTTTGTAACTATAACCAACGGTGAGGTTCGCGAAACATATCGTTTCCTGAAAAAATAA
- a CDS encoding OmpA family protein: MNRIILGMAGAMMMTLASCNDMSKQTEANKDEAKEATADTAVAFENANSPDSAADGTIVDVDASGDADWNNLDIANTEWEMFKVGEMEVRKNDNYSVYSLGENILFDTDKAEIRKGAEENLKEISTSIAERSKNGPIRVYGYTDAKGSAGYNKELAEKRAEAVKNWLIKNGNINASRISVHPVGEAKPAGSNETAKGRQQNRRVEIAVRNS; the protein is encoded by the coding sequence ATGAATAGAATAATATTAGGCATGGCCGGTGCCATGATGATGACACTGGCCTCGTGCAACGACATGAGCAAGCAGACTGAAGCTAACAAAGACGAGGCAAAAGAAGCGACTGCAGATACTGCCGTTGCCTTCGAAAACGCAAACTCCCCGGACTCAGCAGCAGATGGAACTATAGTTGACGTTGATGCCAGCGGAGATGCAGACTGGAACAATTTAGACATCGCTAACACGGAGTGGGAAATGTTTAAAGTCGGTGAAATGGAAGTTCGTAAGAATGATAATTACAGTGTTTACTCTCTAGGGGAAAATATCCTGTTCGACACCGACAAAGCGGAGATCAGGAAAGGTGCCGAAGAAAACCTTAAGGAGATCAGCACCTCCATAGCAGAACGTAGCAAAAACGGCCCTATACGTGTGTATGGGTATACTGATGCAAAAGGTAGTGCCGGTTATAATAAAGAGTTGGCCGAAAAACGTGCTGAAGCTGTAAAGAACTGGTTAATAAAGAATGGAAACATTAATGCCTCGCGTATTTCTGTGCATCCTGTTGGAGAAGCAAAACCAGCCGGCTCTAACGAAACAGCCAAAGGCCGCCAGCAAAACCGCCGTGTAGAAATTGCCGTGCGTAACAGCTAA
- a CDS encoding transposase, with translation MHEQQHIAYFTATILEWKHLLRPDKYKELIIDSLRFLVEQKRVKVYAFVIMPNHLHLLWKMEAPYKREDVQRDFMKYTAQQIKYDLIKNHPQVMERFRVNATDRQYQFWERNPLSIYCYSVAVTEQKLNYIHQNPIQDKWQLAPLPEAYFYSSARFYQDNKDDFGFLTHYLD, from the coding sequence ATGCACGAGCAACAGCATATTGCCTACTTCACAGCTACTATTCTGGAATGGAAGCACTTGTTAAGGCCTGATAAGTATAAGGAGCTAATTATTGATAGCCTACGCTTCCTGGTAGAGCAGAAAAGAGTAAAAGTATATGCATTCGTCATTATGCCTAACCACCTTCATTTACTCTGGAAGATGGAAGCACCATATAAACGGGAAGATGTACAGCGGGATTTCATGAAATATACCGCACAGCAAATAAAATATGATCTGATAAAGAATCACCCTCAAGTAATGGAAAGGTTCCGGGTAAATGCCACAGACCGTCAGTACCAGTTCTGGGAACGTAACCCTTTATCAATTTACTGCTATTCTGTTGCGGTCACCGAGCAAAAGCTGAACTACATACATCAAAATCCGATTCAGGATAAATGGCAATTAGCACCACTACCCGAAGCTTACTTTTACTCATCAGCCAGGTTTTATCAAGATAATAAAGATGATTTTGGCTTCTTAACACACTATTTAGATTAA
- a CDS encoding ribonucleoside-diphosphate reductase subunit alpha, with protein MLVVKRDGRRESVKFDKITARIEKLCYGLHADYVSPIEVAKKVIDGIYDGVTTVELDNLAAETAASLTTKHPDYAVLAARIAISNLHKVTSKSFSNTMKRLYTYTDPKTGENASLLAKDVYEIIRKHAATLDSTIIYDRDYNYDYFGYKTLERSYLLRLDGKIVERPQHMLMRVAVGIHKEDIESAIETYNLMSEKWFTHATPTLFNAGTPKPQLSSCFLLAMKDDSIPGIYDTLKQCAQISQSAGGIGLSIHNVRATGSYIKGTNGTSNGIIPMLKVFNDTARYVDQGGGKRKGAFAIYLEPWHADIFDFLELKKNHGKEENRARDLFYALWTPDLFMKRVEENGDWSLFCPNEAPGLAECWGKDFERLYEKYEREGRARKTVKAQDLWFHVLESQIETGTPYMLYKDAANSKSNQQNLGTIKSSNLCTEIMEYTDENEVAVCNLASLALPRYVKENGNHKIFDHQKLFDVTYHVTLNLNKVIDINYYPVPEAQNSNMRHRPIGLGVQGLADTFIALRMPFESEEAKRLNEDIFETIYFASMTASKDLAKKNGAYETFPGSPLSKGQFQFDMWGVTPKSGRWDWEELRKEVMEHGVRNSLLLAPMPTASTAQILGNNESFEPYTSNIYLRRVLSGEFMIVNKHLLKDLIALGLWNDKMKQDIIAANGSVQDIPNIPQNIKDLYKTVWEISQRTVIDMSADRGAYICQSQSLNLHVMNVNFGKLTSMHFHAWKRGLKTGMYYLRTKAAVDAIKFTVEKQAAETLSPVYNQDQNRSDMACSLDDPDSCEACGS; from the coding sequence ATGTTAGTAGTTAAAAGAGACGGCCGGCGCGAATCCGTTAAATTCGACAAGATCACTGCACGCATCGAGAAGCTATGCTATGGCTTACATGCTGATTATGTATCGCCGATTGAAGTTGCCAAAAAGGTAATTGATGGCATTTACGATGGCGTAACGACAGTTGAGCTGGATAACCTGGCCGCTGAAACGGCTGCATCGCTAACTACCAAGCACCCGGATTACGCGGTACTGGCAGCCCGTATTGCTATCTCTAACCTGCATAAGGTTACCAGCAAGTCGTTCTCCAACACCATGAAGCGCCTGTATACTTACACCGACCCTAAAACCGGTGAAAATGCATCGCTGCTGGCAAAAGACGTGTATGAGATCATCCGTAAGCATGCCGCTACGCTGGACTCAACTATAATCTATGACCGCGACTATAACTATGACTACTTCGGCTATAAAACACTGGAGCGTTCGTACCTGCTGCGTTTAGATGGTAAGATAGTGGAGCGTCCGCAGCACATGCTGATGCGTGTAGCCGTTGGTATACATAAAGAAGATATCGAGTCTGCGATTGAGACTTACAACCTGATGTCGGAGAAGTGGTTTACACATGCTACTCCTACATTATTTAACGCTGGTACGCCTAAGCCACAGCTGTCTTCGTGCTTCCTGCTGGCCATGAAGGACGACAGCATACCAGGCATTTACGATACCCTGAAGCAATGTGCGCAGATATCGCAGAGTGCAGGTGGTATTGGTCTGAGCATTCATAACGTGCGCGCTACAGGTTCTTACATCAAAGGCACAAACGGAACATCTAACGGTATCATCCCGATGCTGAAAGTGTTTAACGATACAGCCCGCTACGTTGACCAGGGTGGTGGCAAGCGTAAAGGCGCTTTCGCTATTTACCTGGAGCCCTGGCATGCCGATATCTTCGACTTTCTGGAACTGAAAAAGAACCACGGCAAAGAAGAAAACCGTGCCCGCGACCTGTTCTATGCCCTTTGGACACCAGACCTATTCATGAAGCGTGTGGAAGAGAACGGCGACTGGAGCCTGTTCTGCCCGAACGAAGCGCCTGGCCTTGCCGAGTGCTGGGGTAAAGACTTTGAGCGCCTATATGAGAAGTATGAGCGTGAAGGCCGTGCCCGTAAAACGGTAAAAGCACAGGATCTATGGTTCCATGTGCTGGAGTCGCAGATTGAGACCGGTACACCATACATGCTGTATAAAGATGCTGCCAACAGCAAATCAAACCAGCAGAACCTGGGAACTATAAAAAGCTCGAACCTGTGCACCGAAATAATGGAGTACACCGACGAGAACGAAGTTGCTGTTTGTAACCTTGCATCGCTGGCATTGCCGCGATATGTAAAAGAGAACGGCAACCATAAGATATTCGATCACCAGAAACTGTTTGATGTAACGTACCATGTTACGCTTAACCTGAACAAGGTAATTGACATTAACTATTACCCGGTGCCGGAAGCCCAGAACTCTAACATGCGCCACAGACCAATTGGTTTAGGTGTACAGGGCTTGGCTGATACCTTTATTGCGCTACGTATGCCTTTCGAGAGCGAAGAAGCGAAGAGACTGAACGAAGATATCTTCGAGACGATCTACTTTGCCTCTATGACAGCTTCTAAAGACCTGGCGAAGAAGAACGGTGCTTACGAAACATTCCCGGGTTCTCCTTTATCAAAAGGTCAGTTTCAGTTCGATATGTGGGGTGTAACACCTAAGTCGGGCCGTTGGGACTGGGAAGAGCTTCGTAAGGAAGTAATGGAGCACGGCGTTCGTAACTCGCTGTTATTAGCGCCAATGCCAACTGCTTCTACTGCCCAGATATTAGGTAACAACGAATCGTTTGAGCCTTATACTTCTAACATTTACCTGCGCCGTGTGCTTTCAGGTGAGTTCATGATCGTGAACAAACACTTACTGAAAGACCTGATCGCGCTTGGCCTTTGGAATGACAAAATGAAGCAGGATATTATTGCAGCTAACGGCTCGGTACAGGATATCCCGAACATACCGCAGAACATTAAGGACCTGTATAAAACTGTATGGGAGATCAGCCAGCGTACAGTAATTGATATGAGTGCCGACCGTGGTGCTTACATCTGCCAGAGCCAGTCGCTGAACCTGCACGTAATGAACGTGAACTTCGGTAAGCTGACGTCGATGCACTTCCATGCGTGGAAGCGTGGCCTGAAAACAGGTATGTATTACCTGCGTACCAAAGCTGCTGTTGATGCCATTAAGTTTACTGTAGAGAAACAAGCCGCCGAAACCCTTTCGCCGGTTTACAACCAGGACCAGAACCGCAGCGACATGGCCTGCTCACTTGATGATCCGGATAGCTGCGAAGCCTGCGGATCGTAA
- a CDS encoding ribonucleoside-diphosphate reductase small subunit, with product MEPILQENPNRFVLFPIQHDEVWQMYKKAEASFWTAEEIDLSQDLKDWDNLNDGERHFISHVLAFFAASDGIVNENLAVNFMQEVQLPEARCFYGFQIMMENIHAETYSLLIDTYIKKQSEKDYLFNALETVPAVKKKGDWALKWINSENFVERLVAFAAVEGIFFSGSFCSIFWMKKRGLMPGLTFSNELISRDEGLHCDFACLLYSMLQNKLSEERIHEIIKDAVTIEQEFVTDALPVDLIGMNAKLMSQYIEFVADRLLLSLGYSKIYNATNPFDFMEMISLQGKTNFFEKRVGEYQKAGVLGGSDKNVFSLDEDF from the coding sequence ATGGAGCCAATACTACAAGAGAACCCGAACCGCTTTGTACTGTTCCCGATACAGCATGATGAGGTATGGCAGATGTATAAAAAGGCCGAAGCCAGTTTCTGGACTGCTGAAGAGATCGACCTTAGCCAGGACCTGAAAGACTGGGACAACCTGAACGACGGCGAGCGTCACTTTATCAGCCACGTACTTGCTTTCTTTGCCGCATCAGATGGTATAGTGAACGAGAACCTTGCTGTAAACTTTATGCAGGAAGTGCAGTTGCCGGAAGCGCGTTGTTTCTATGGTTTCCAGATCATGATGGAGAATATCCATGCTGAGACCTACTCTCTCCTGATAGATACCTATATTAAGAAGCAGTCAGAGAAAGATTACCTTTTTAATGCGCTTGAAACCGTGCCTGCCGTGAAGAAAAAAGGCGACTGGGCACTTAAGTGGATAAACAGCGAAAACTTTGTAGAGAGGCTGGTTGCTTTTGCCGCTGTAGAAGGCATTTTCTTCTCCGGTTCGTTCTGCTCTATTTTCTGGATGAAGAAGCGCGGTTTAATGCCTGGCTTAACATTCTCTAACGAGCTGATCTCCAGAGACGAAGGCCTGCATTGCGATTTCGCCTGCCTGTTATACTCTATGCTGCAGAACAAGCTTTCTGAGGAGCGCATCCACGAAATTATAAAGGATGCGGTAACTATAGAGCAGGAGTTTGTAACAGATGCATTACCGGTTGACCTGATCGGGATGAATGCCAAGCTGATGAGCCAGTATATTGAGTTCGTTGCTGACAGACTTTTATTATCACTTGGTTACAGCAAAATTTACAACGCTACCAACCCATTCGACTTTATGGAGATGATCTCGCTGCAGGGCAAGACAAACTTCTTTGAGAAGCGCGTAGGCGAGTATCAGAAAGCCGGCGTACTGGGCGGATCGGATAAAAATGTTTTTTCGCTGGACGAAGACTTTTAA